A window of the Hordeum vulgare subsp. vulgare chromosome 5H, MorexV3_pseudomolecules_assembly, whole genome shotgun sequence genome harbors these coding sequences:
- the LOC123452490 gene encoding protein FAR1-RELATED SEQUENCE 12-like isoform X2: MADAPPPASSSDPPPPAGPDEPLSLGYLSLRQAGPASEEEEASPSPAGPPGDRCRAMMEVVRKDSVAGAGAVGEEGKWKVSKLVAEHNHGLDAAPAGEAAAAPALGMEFDSVHDAKGFYYGYGERAGFKARTGSNRRSAGTGAMIMQRFLCCRGNYSYRKGNKARDSDAAKEVAEGAAGEGEGEGKAGAHKKRGRKPGKKSTPVIELENSVEKGVARAAAGNGQVVPSTKNLGRGGDTKDVAEKDVESVVELEEEHDEVEDATHDGAHDLGDGDGANSDADEDEMEKEVKVKEKRGRGRPRKAVTEGNALQACASTDLGVTASQCAIDERKKILHKYLSKRQSRPSSGRPAKIVSRQALAERRKRGDGGRFLASDGPLPSERRSKRLEKQNLQNEKKPESKEDEIVEAEQDPETEVVAGPGGEPKVGMVFLNEDKAYEFYVSYAGTAGFNVRKGCSEKTANNVTRSRAYVCSKEGFRHKSVTAETKKQRAETRTGCEAHMTVKITTSGKYVVTEYVADHNHDLEAPVVDIQILRSQKLLAKLQQPLDPPKVVLIPNDYKNYIRTRHTKDMQLGDARAISEYLQRMKGQNPSFFYSIQVDEDDQFRNVFWADVKSMMDFNYFGDVVCVDTRYSTSDYCRPLFLFIGVNHHKQPTIFGTAFIYDESVESFKWLFETFKSAMSGNQPRTVLTDSCTTISDAVDAAWPGTAHRFSLLHLYQNATKVLRDTFQGSETFAHDFSRSLYDYEEEGDFLSSWEILLAKYNLKDNEWLSKLYEERERWALPYGRDIFCADIAATLRNDYVDAILTDVLKTEIDLPHFFNRYDKFLEEKRLAEQQADYLGVQMTQRVPPLRLLWQAANTYTPALFEMFRLEFELVLACMVYCCGEIGPISEYEVTVKNRPQVHFVRFDSSEYMVVCSCKKFEFVGLPCCHVLKVLEIKNIKELPPRYILKRWRKDAQSESTKENFGFAAVDEDPKFMVSKRHNSLYRTLYKVAAKAAENIEGQRFMESQYDQLLEQVEILLQAKLHDKPSLSTIMRSQQPNLLQNDTSNSEPRRASSKKNKNVENRRRQQSPLESSKKKKGLVEPEEAELPLGVLAPTISNDIPNHMSTPTNQFLAPSHLMQLYQNRHHMLHSSLVLILFKDFLACPHLGRCRNNHLFIFSNLIYNNHPFIVVLKCTRRPLQISSHCSFLAAILSWATRPRIKASTPSQYGISCDVLSVYARM; this comes from the exons ATGGCCGACGCGCCGCCGCCCGCGAGCTCCTCCGATCCGCCCCCGCCGGCGGGGCCCGACGAGCCGCTCTCCCTCGGGTACCTCTCGCTCCGCCAGGCCGGGCccgccagcgaggaggaggaggcctcccCCTCGCCCGCGGGGCCGCCCGGCGACCGGTGCAGGGCGATGATGGAGGTGGTGAGGAAGGACAGCGTCGCAGGCGCCGGGGCGGTTGGGGAGGAGGGCAAGTGGAAGGTGTCCAAGCTGGTGGCTGAGCACAACCACGGGCTGGACGCGGCGCcggcgggggaggcggcggccgcgCCGGCCCTCGGGATGGAGTTCGACTCCGTGCACGACGCCAAgggcttctactacggctacggcGAGAGGGCCGGGTTCAAGGCCCGCACCGGCTCCAACCGCCGCTCGGCCGGCACGGGGGCCATGATCATGCAGCGGTTCCTCTGCTGCAGAGGCAACTACTCGTACAGGAAGGGTAATAAGGCCAGGGATTCGGATGCCGCCAAGGAGGTGGCGGAGGGTGCCGCgggggaaggggaaggggaagggaaGGCTGGGGCGCATAAGAAGAGGGGCCGCAAGCCCGGGAAGAAGAGCACGCCGGTGATCGAGCTGGAGAACTCAGTGGAGAAGGGCGTTGCAAGAGCAGCCGCAGGTAATGGGCAAGTAGTGCCTAGTACGAAGAATTTGGGGAGAGGTGGGGAcacgaaggatgtcgcggagaagGATGTCGAGTCTGTTGTCGAACTGGAGGAAGAGCATGATGAGGTGGAGGATGCTACACATGATGGCGCCCATGACCTCGGTGACGGAGACGGTGCTAATTCTGATGCTGATGAGGATGAAATGGAAAAGGAGGTGAAGGTCAAGGaaaagagagggagggggaggccgAGAAAGGCTGTTACAGAAGGCAATGCCCTGCAGGCATGTGCGTCGACGGACCTTGGTGTGACGGCGTCGCAGTGCGCTATTGATGAGAGAAAGAAGATACTTCATAAGTATCTGTCGAAGCGACAGAGCAGACCTTCCTCAGGCAGGCCTGCCAAG ATTGTCTCACGCCAAGCTTTGGCGGAAAGGCGTAAGCGTGGTGATGGAGGTAGATTTCTGGCAAGCGATGGACCCCTG CCATCAGAAAGGCGATCAAAACGTCTTGAgaagcaaaatcttcaaaatgaaaagaag CCTGAGAGTAAAGAAGATGAAATAGTTGAAGCAGAACAGGATCCAGAAACGGAAGTAGTAGCTGGGCCTGGAGGAGAGCCAAAAGTGGGTATGGTTTTCCTGAATGAAGACAAGGCCTATGAGTTTTATGTCAGCTATGCTGGAACTGCAGGATTCAATGTCCGAAAAGGATGCTCTGAGAAAACAGCAAATAATGTTACGAGATCTCGGGCTTATGTATGTTCTAAAGAGGGATTCCGCCATAAAAGTGTTACTGCTGAGACAAAGAAACAACGAGCAGAAACAAGAACTGGCTGCGAAGCACACATGACTGTTAAAATCACTACTAGCGGCAAATATGTAGTGACGGAGTATGTGGCTGATCATAACCATGACCTTGAAGCTCCTGTGGTGGACATTCAGATTCTGAGATCGCAGAAGTTATTAGCAAAGTTACAGCAGCCTCTGGATCCACCAAAAGTTGTTTTGATACCAAATGACTATAAAAATTATATTAGGACAAGGCACACAAAGGATATGCAATTGGGCGATGCTCGGGCAATTTCTGAATATTTACAGAGGATGAAAGGCCAGAATCCTTCATTCTTTTATTCCATTCAAGTGGATGAAGATGACCAATTCAGAAATGTATTCTGGGCAGATGTTAAATCAATGATGGATTTTAACTACTTTGGTGATGTAGTGTGTGTTGACACAAGGTATAGTACAAGTGATTATTGTAGGCCTCTGTTTTTATTTATTGGAGTTAACCATCATAAGCAGCCAACCATATTTGGTACAGCGTTTATTTATGATGAATCTGTTGAATCCTTCAAGTGGTTGTTTGAAACATTCAAATCTGCTATGAGCGGAAATCAGCCAAGAACAGTTTTGACTGACAGCTGTACAACAATAAGTGATGCAGTCGATGCTGCTTGGCCAGGGACTGCCCATCGCTTCTCACTGTTGCATTTATATCAAAATGCCACCAAGGTACTAAGAGATACATTccaaggttctgaaacttttgcCCATGATTTTAGTAGGTCTTTGTATGACTATGAGGAGGAGGGGGACTTCTTGTCTAGCTGGGAAATCCTCTTGGCAAAGTACAATCTGAAAGACAATGAGTGGCTAAGTAAATTGTATGAGGAGAGAGAAAGATGGGCTTTGCCTTATGGGCGTGATATATTCTGTGCAGATATTGCAGCCACACTCCGAAATGATTACGTGGATGCCATCTTGACAGATGTTCTTAAAACAGAGATAGACCTTCCACACTTCTTTAACAGATATGATAAATTTCTGGAGGAGAAACGTCTAGCTGAACAACAAGCTGATTACCTTGGAGTTCAAATGACACAGAGGGTACCACCTCTGCGGTTACTTTGGCAAGCTGCTAATACATATACTCCTGCATTGTTTGAGATGTTCAGGTTAGAATTTGAACTGGTCTTGGCCTGCATGGTTTATTGCTGTGGTGAAATTGGACCAATATCCGAGTATGAGGtaactgtcaaaaacagacctcaAGTTCATTTTGTTAGATTTGACTCATCAGAATATATGGTCGTTTGTAGCTGCAAGAAGTTTGAATTTGTAGGCCTTCCATGTTGCCATGTGCTGAAAGTTCTTGAGATAAAAAATATTAAAGAACTTCCACCACGATATATTTTGAAAAGATGGCGAAAGGATGCTCAGAGTGAATCTACAAAGGAGAACTTCGGTTTTGCTGCTGTGGATGAAGATCCCAAGTTCATGGTGTCTAAACGGCACAATTCGCTGTATCGAACTTTATATAAAGTGGCAGCAAAGGCTGCAGAAAACATTGAAGGTCAGAGATTTATGGAGAGCCAATATGATCAGCTCCTGGAGCAAGTTGAGATTCTTCTGCAAGCAAAGTTGCATGATAAGCCTTCCTTAAGCACTATCATGAGAAGTCAACAGCCAAATTTGCTTCAGAATGATACCAGCAACAGTGAACCTCGCAGAGCAAGtagtaagaaaaataaaaatgtagAGAACCGTCGCCGGCAGCAAAGTCCTCTTGAATCAAGTAAAAAGAAAAAAG GTCTAGTGGAACCTGAGGAGGCTGAACTCCCACTTGGGGTTCTTGCTCCCACTATATCGAATGACATTCCGAATCACATGAGTACTCCAACCAACCAGTTCCTGGCACCAAGTCATCTGATGCAG CTTTACCAAAACAGGCACCATATGTTACACAGCAGTTTGGTCTTAATTCTCTTCAAGGATTTTCTGGCATGTCCCCATTTGGGCAG ATGCAGGAACAATCACCTGTTCATCTTCAGCAACCTCATCTACAACAACCACCCTTTCATAGTGGTCCTCAAATGCACCAG GCGCCCCCTCCAGATATCCAGTCATTGCAGTTTCTTAGCAGCAATCCTCAGTTGGGCCACCAGACCACGGATCAAGGCCAGTACACCATCCCAGTATGGGATTTCCTGTGATGTATTATCTGTTTACGCCAGAATGTAG
- the LOC123452490 gene encoding protein FAR1-RELATED SEQUENCE 12-like isoform X1, with amino-acid sequence MADAPPPASSSDPPPPAGPDEPLSLGYLSLRQAGPASEEEEASPSPAGPPGDRCRAMMEVVRKDSVAGAGAVGEEGKWKVSKLVAEHNHGLDAAPAGEAAAAPALGMEFDSVHDAKGFYYGYGERAGFKARTGSNRRSAGTGAMIMQRFLCCRGNYSYRKGNKARDSDAAKEVAEGAAGEGEGEGKAGAHKKRGRKPGKKSTPVIELENSVEKGVARAAAGNGQVVPSTKNLGRGGDTKDVAEKDVESVVELEEEHDEVEDATHDGAHDLGDGDGANSDADEDEMEKEVKVKEKRGRGRPRKAVTEGNALQACASTDLGVTASQCAIDERKKILHKYLSKRQSRPSSGRPAKIVSRQALAERRKRGDGGRFLASDGPLPSERRSKRLEKQNLQNEKKPESKEDEIVEAEQDPETEVVAGPGGEPKVGMVFLNEDKAYEFYVSYAGTAGFNVRKGCSEKTANNVTRSRAYVCSKEGFRHKSVTAETKKQRAETRTGCEAHMTVKITTSGKYVVTEYVADHNHDLEAPVVDIQILRSQKLLAKLQQPLDPPKVVLIPNDYKNYIRTRHTKDMQLGDARAISEYLQRMKGQNPSFFYSIQVDEDDQFRNVFWADVKSMMDFNYFGDVVCVDTRYSTSDYCRPLFLFIGVNHHKQPTIFGTAFIYDESVESFKWLFETFKSAMSGNQPRTVLTDSCTTISDAVDAAWPGTAHRFSLLHLYQNATKVLRDTFQGSETFAHDFSRSLYDYEEEGDFLSSWEILLAKYNLKDNEWLSKLYEERERWALPYGRDIFCADIAATLRNDYVDAILTDVLKTEIDLPHFFNRYDKFLEEKRLAEQQADYLGVQMTQRVPPLRLLWQAANTYTPALFEMFRLEFELVLACMVYCCGEIGPISEYEVTVKNRPQVHFVRFDSSEYMVVCSCKKFEFVGLPCCHVLKVLEIKNIKELPPRYILKRWRKDAQSESTKENFGFAAVDEDPKFMVSKRHNSLYRTLYKVAAKAAENIEGQRFMESQYDQLLEQVEILLQAKLHDKPSLSTIMRSQQPNLLQNDTSNSEPRRASSKKNKNVENRRRQQSPLESSKKKKGRQGLVEPEEAELPLGVLAPTISNDIPNHMSTPTNQFLAPSHLMQLYQNRHHMLHSSLVLILFKDFLACPHLGRCRNNHLFIFSNLIYNNHPFIVVLKCTRRPLQISSHCSFLAAILSWATRPRIKASTPSQYGISCDVLSVYARM; translated from the exons ATGGCCGACGCGCCGCCGCCCGCGAGCTCCTCCGATCCGCCCCCGCCGGCGGGGCCCGACGAGCCGCTCTCCCTCGGGTACCTCTCGCTCCGCCAGGCCGGGCccgccagcgaggaggaggaggcctcccCCTCGCCCGCGGGGCCGCCCGGCGACCGGTGCAGGGCGATGATGGAGGTGGTGAGGAAGGACAGCGTCGCAGGCGCCGGGGCGGTTGGGGAGGAGGGCAAGTGGAAGGTGTCCAAGCTGGTGGCTGAGCACAACCACGGGCTGGACGCGGCGCcggcgggggaggcggcggccgcgCCGGCCCTCGGGATGGAGTTCGACTCCGTGCACGACGCCAAgggcttctactacggctacggcGAGAGGGCCGGGTTCAAGGCCCGCACCGGCTCCAACCGCCGCTCGGCCGGCACGGGGGCCATGATCATGCAGCGGTTCCTCTGCTGCAGAGGCAACTACTCGTACAGGAAGGGTAATAAGGCCAGGGATTCGGATGCCGCCAAGGAGGTGGCGGAGGGTGCCGCgggggaaggggaaggggaagggaaGGCTGGGGCGCATAAGAAGAGGGGCCGCAAGCCCGGGAAGAAGAGCACGCCGGTGATCGAGCTGGAGAACTCAGTGGAGAAGGGCGTTGCAAGAGCAGCCGCAGGTAATGGGCAAGTAGTGCCTAGTACGAAGAATTTGGGGAGAGGTGGGGAcacgaaggatgtcgcggagaagGATGTCGAGTCTGTTGTCGAACTGGAGGAAGAGCATGATGAGGTGGAGGATGCTACACATGATGGCGCCCATGACCTCGGTGACGGAGACGGTGCTAATTCTGATGCTGATGAGGATGAAATGGAAAAGGAGGTGAAGGTCAAGGaaaagagagggagggggaggccgAGAAAGGCTGTTACAGAAGGCAATGCCCTGCAGGCATGTGCGTCGACGGACCTTGGTGTGACGGCGTCGCAGTGCGCTATTGATGAGAGAAAGAAGATACTTCATAAGTATCTGTCGAAGCGACAGAGCAGACCTTCCTCAGGCAGGCCTGCCAAG ATTGTCTCACGCCAAGCTTTGGCGGAAAGGCGTAAGCGTGGTGATGGAGGTAGATTTCTGGCAAGCGATGGACCCCTG CCATCAGAAAGGCGATCAAAACGTCTTGAgaagcaaaatcttcaaaatgaaaagaag CCTGAGAGTAAAGAAGATGAAATAGTTGAAGCAGAACAGGATCCAGAAACGGAAGTAGTAGCTGGGCCTGGAGGAGAGCCAAAAGTGGGTATGGTTTTCCTGAATGAAGACAAGGCCTATGAGTTTTATGTCAGCTATGCTGGAACTGCAGGATTCAATGTCCGAAAAGGATGCTCTGAGAAAACAGCAAATAATGTTACGAGATCTCGGGCTTATGTATGTTCTAAAGAGGGATTCCGCCATAAAAGTGTTACTGCTGAGACAAAGAAACAACGAGCAGAAACAAGAACTGGCTGCGAAGCACACATGACTGTTAAAATCACTACTAGCGGCAAATATGTAGTGACGGAGTATGTGGCTGATCATAACCATGACCTTGAAGCTCCTGTGGTGGACATTCAGATTCTGAGATCGCAGAAGTTATTAGCAAAGTTACAGCAGCCTCTGGATCCACCAAAAGTTGTTTTGATACCAAATGACTATAAAAATTATATTAGGACAAGGCACACAAAGGATATGCAATTGGGCGATGCTCGGGCAATTTCTGAATATTTACAGAGGATGAAAGGCCAGAATCCTTCATTCTTTTATTCCATTCAAGTGGATGAAGATGACCAATTCAGAAATGTATTCTGGGCAGATGTTAAATCAATGATGGATTTTAACTACTTTGGTGATGTAGTGTGTGTTGACACAAGGTATAGTACAAGTGATTATTGTAGGCCTCTGTTTTTATTTATTGGAGTTAACCATCATAAGCAGCCAACCATATTTGGTACAGCGTTTATTTATGATGAATCTGTTGAATCCTTCAAGTGGTTGTTTGAAACATTCAAATCTGCTATGAGCGGAAATCAGCCAAGAACAGTTTTGACTGACAGCTGTACAACAATAAGTGATGCAGTCGATGCTGCTTGGCCAGGGACTGCCCATCGCTTCTCACTGTTGCATTTATATCAAAATGCCACCAAGGTACTAAGAGATACATTccaaggttctgaaacttttgcCCATGATTTTAGTAGGTCTTTGTATGACTATGAGGAGGAGGGGGACTTCTTGTCTAGCTGGGAAATCCTCTTGGCAAAGTACAATCTGAAAGACAATGAGTGGCTAAGTAAATTGTATGAGGAGAGAGAAAGATGGGCTTTGCCTTATGGGCGTGATATATTCTGTGCAGATATTGCAGCCACACTCCGAAATGATTACGTGGATGCCATCTTGACAGATGTTCTTAAAACAGAGATAGACCTTCCACACTTCTTTAACAGATATGATAAATTTCTGGAGGAGAAACGTCTAGCTGAACAACAAGCTGATTACCTTGGAGTTCAAATGACACAGAGGGTACCACCTCTGCGGTTACTTTGGCAAGCTGCTAATACATATACTCCTGCATTGTTTGAGATGTTCAGGTTAGAATTTGAACTGGTCTTGGCCTGCATGGTTTATTGCTGTGGTGAAATTGGACCAATATCCGAGTATGAGGtaactgtcaaaaacagacctcaAGTTCATTTTGTTAGATTTGACTCATCAGAATATATGGTCGTTTGTAGCTGCAAGAAGTTTGAATTTGTAGGCCTTCCATGTTGCCATGTGCTGAAAGTTCTTGAGATAAAAAATATTAAAGAACTTCCACCACGATATATTTTGAAAAGATGGCGAAAGGATGCTCAGAGTGAATCTACAAAGGAGAACTTCGGTTTTGCTGCTGTGGATGAAGATCCCAAGTTCATGGTGTCTAAACGGCACAATTCGCTGTATCGAACTTTATATAAAGTGGCAGCAAAGGCTGCAGAAAACATTGAAGGTCAGAGATTTATGGAGAGCCAATATGATCAGCTCCTGGAGCAAGTTGAGATTCTTCTGCAAGCAAAGTTGCATGATAAGCCTTCCTTAAGCACTATCATGAGAAGTCAACAGCCAAATTTGCTTCAGAATGATACCAGCAACAGTGAACCTCGCAGAGCAAGtagtaagaaaaataaaaatgtagAGAACCGTCGCCGGCAGCAAAGTCCTCTTGAATCAAGTAAAAAGAAAAAAGGTAGACAAG GTCTAGTGGAACCTGAGGAGGCTGAACTCCCACTTGGGGTTCTTGCTCCCACTATATCGAATGACATTCCGAATCACATGAGTACTCCAACCAACCAGTTCCTGGCACCAAGTCATCTGATGCAG CTTTACCAAAACAGGCACCATATGTTACACAGCAGTTTGGTCTTAATTCTCTTCAAGGATTTTCTGGCATGTCCCCATTTGGGCAG ATGCAGGAACAATCACCTGTTCATCTTCAGCAACCTCATCTACAACAACCACCCTTTCATAGTGGTCCTCAAATGCACCAG GCGCCCCCTCCAGATATCCAGTCATTGCAGTTTCTTAGCAGCAATCCTCAGTTGGGCCACCAGACCACGGATCAAGGCCAGTACACCATCCCAGTATGGGATTTCCTGTGATGTATTATCTGTTTACGCCAGAATGTAG
- the LOC123452490 gene encoding protein FAR1-RELATED SEQUENCE 12-like isoform X3: MADAPPPASSSDPPPPAGPDEPLSLGYLSLRQAGPASEEEEASPSPAGPPGDRCRAMMEVVRKDSVAGAGAVGEEGKWKVSKLVAEHNHGLDAAPAGEAAAAPALGMEFDSVHDAKGFYYGYGERAGFKARTGSNRRSAGTGAMIMQRFLCCRGNYSYRKGNKARDSDAAKEVAEGAAGEGEGEGKAGAHKKRGRKPGKKSTPVIELENSVEKGVARAAAGNGQVVPSTKNLGRGGDTKDVAEKDVESVVELEEEHDEVEDATHDGAHDLGDGDGANSDADEDEMEKEVKVKEKRGRGRPRKAVTEGNALQACASTDLGVTASQCAIDERKKILHKYLSKRQSRPSSGRPAKIVSRQALAERRKRGDGGRFLASDGPLPSERRSKRLEKQNLQNEKKPESKEDEIVEAEQDPETEVVAGPGGEPKVGMVFLNEDKAYEFYVSYAGTAGFNVRKGCSEKTANNVTRSRAYVCSKEGFRHKSVTAETKKQRAETRTGCEAHMTVKITTSGKYVVTEYVADHNHDLEAPVVDIQILRSQKLLAKLQQPLDPPKVVLIPNDYKNYIRTRHTKDMQLGDARAISEYLQRMKGQNPSFFYSIQVDEDDQFRNVFWADVKSMMDFNYFGDVVCVDTRYSTSDYCRPLFLFIGVNHHKQPTIFGTAFIYDESVESFKWLFETFKSAMSGNQPRTVLTDSCTTISDAVDAAWPGTAHRFSLLHLYQNATKVLRDTFQGSETFAHDFSRSLYDYEEEGDFLSSWEILLAKYNLKDNEWLSKLYEERERWALPYGRDIFCADIAATLRNDYVDAILTDVLKTEIDLPHFFNRYDKFLEEKRLAEQQADYLGVQMTQRVPPLRLLWQAANTYTPALFEMFRLEFELVLACMVYCCGEIGPISEYEVTVKNRPQVHFVRFDSSEYMVVCSCKKFEFVGLPCCHVLKVLEIKNIKELPPRYILKRWRKDAQSESTKENFGFAAVDEDPKFMVSKRHNSLYRTLYKVAAKAAENIEGQRFMESQYDQLLEQVEILLQAKLHDKPSLSTIMRSQQPNLLQNDTSNSEPRRASSKKNKNVENRRRQQSPLESSKKKKGRQGLVEPEEAELPLGVLAPTISNDIPNHMSTPTNQFLAPSHLMQAPYVTQQFGLNSLQGFSGMSPFGQMQEQSPVHLQQPHLQQPPFHSGPQMHQAPPPDIQSLQFLSSNPQLGHQTTDQGQYTIPVWDFL; the protein is encoded by the exons ATGGCCGACGCGCCGCCGCCCGCGAGCTCCTCCGATCCGCCCCCGCCGGCGGGGCCCGACGAGCCGCTCTCCCTCGGGTACCTCTCGCTCCGCCAGGCCGGGCccgccagcgaggaggaggaggcctcccCCTCGCCCGCGGGGCCGCCCGGCGACCGGTGCAGGGCGATGATGGAGGTGGTGAGGAAGGACAGCGTCGCAGGCGCCGGGGCGGTTGGGGAGGAGGGCAAGTGGAAGGTGTCCAAGCTGGTGGCTGAGCACAACCACGGGCTGGACGCGGCGCcggcgggggaggcggcggccgcgCCGGCCCTCGGGATGGAGTTCGACTCCGTGCACGACGCCAAgggcttctactacggctacggcGAGAGGGCCGGGTTCAAGGCCCGCACCGGCTCCAACCGCCGCTCGGCCGGCACGGGGGCCATGATCATGCAGCGGTTCCTCTGCTGCAGAGGCAACTACTCGTACAGGAAGGGTAATAAGGCCAGGGATTCGGATGCCGCCAAGGAGGTGGCGGAGGGTGCCGCgggggaaggggaaggggaagggaaGGCTGGGGCGCATAAGAAGAGGGGCCGCAAGCCCGGGAAGAAGAGCACGCCGGTGATCGAGCTGGAGAACTCAGTGGAGAAGGGCGTTGCAAGAGCAGCCGCAGGTAATGGGCAAGTAGTGCCTAGTACGAAGAATTTGGGGAGAGGTGGGGAcacgaaggatgtcgcggagaagGATGTCGAGTCTGTTGTCGAACTGGAGGAAGAGCATGATGAGGTGGAGGATGCTACACATGATGGCGCCCATGACCTCGGTGACGGAGACGGTGCTAATTCTGATGCTGATGAGGATGAAATGGAAAAGGAGGTGAAGGTCAAGGaaaagagagggagggggaggccgAGAAAGGCTGTTACAGAAGGCAATGCCCTGCAGGCATGTGCGTCGACGGACCTTGGTGTGACGGCGTCGCAGTGCGCTATTGATGAGAGAAAGAAGATACTTCATAAGTATCTGTCGAAGCGACAGAGCAGACCTTCCTCAGGCAGGCCTGCCAAG ATTGTCTCACGCCAAGCTTTGGCGGAAAGGCGTAAGCGTGGTGATGGAGGTAGATTTCTGGCAAGCGATGGACCCCTG CCATCAGAAAGGCGATCAAAACGTCTTGAgaagcaaaatcttcaaaatgaaaagaag CCTGAGAGTAAAGAAGATGAAATAGTTGAAGCAGAACAGGATCCAGAAACGGAAGTAGTAGCTGGGCCTGGAGGAGAGCCAAAAGTGGGTATGGTTTTCCTGAATGAAGACAAGGCCTATGAGTTTTATGTCAGCTATGCTGGAACTGCAGGATTCAATGTCCGAAAAGGATGCTCTGAGAAAACAGCAAATAATGTTACGAGATCTCGGGCTTATGTATGTTCTAAAGAGGGATTCCGCCATAAAAGTGTTACTGCTGAGACAAAGAAACAACGAGCAGAAACAAGAACTGGCTGCGAAGCACACATGACTGTTAAAATCACTACTAGCGGCAAATATGTAGTGACGGAGTATGTGGCTGATCATAACCATGACCTTGAAGCTCCTGTGGTGGACATTCAGATTCTGAGATCGCAGAAGTTATTAGCAAAGTTACAGCAGCCTCTGGATCCACCAAAAGTTGTTTTGATACCAAATGACTATAAAAATTATATTAGGACAAGGCACACAAAGGATATGCAATTGGGCGATGCTCGGGCAATTTCTGAATATTTACAGAGGATGAAAGGCCAGAATCCTTCATTCTTTTATTCCATTCAAGTGGATGAAGATGACCAATTCAGAAATGTATTCTGGGCAGATGTTAAATCAATGATGGATTTTAACTACTTTGGTGATGTAGTGTGTGTTGACACAAGGTATAGTACAAGTGATTATTGTAGGCCTCTGTTTTTATTTATTGGAGTTAACCATCATAAGCAGCCAACCATATTTGGTACAGCGTTTATTTATGATGAATCTGTTGAATCCTTCAAGTGGTTGTTTGAAACATTCAAATCTGCTATGAGCGGAAATCAGCCAAGAACAGTTTTGACTGACAGCTGTACAACAATAAGTGATGCAGTCGATGCTGCTTGGCCAGGGACTGCCCATCGCTTCTCACTGTTGCATTTATATCAAAATGCCACCAAGGTACTAAGAGATACATTccaaggttctgaaacttttgcCCATGATTTTAGTAGGTCTTTGTATGACTATGAGGAGGAGGGGGACTTCTTGTCTAGCTGGGAAATCCTCTTGGCAAAGTACAATCTGAAAGACAATGAGTGGCTAAGTAAATTGTATGAGGAGAGAGAAAGATGGGCTTTGCCTTATGGGCGTGATATATTCTGTGCAGATATTGCAGCCACACTCCGAAATGATTACGTGGATGCCATCTTGACAGATGTTCTTAAAACAGAGATAGACCTTCCACACTTCTTTAACAGATATGATAAATTTCTGGAGGAGAAACGTCTAGCTGAACAACAAGCTGATTACCTTGGAGTTCAAATGACACAGAGGGTACCACCTCTGCGGTTACTTTGGCAAGCTGCTAATACATATACTCCTGCATTGTTTGAGATGTTCAGGTTAGAATTTGAACTGGTCTTGGCCTGCATGGTTTATTGCTGTGGTGAAATTGGACCAATATCCGAGTATGAGGtaactgtcaaaaacagacctcaAGTTCATTTTGTTAGATTTGACTCATCAGAATATATGGTCGTTTGTAGCTGCAAGAAGTTTGAATTTGTAGGCCTTCCATGTTGCCATGTGCTGAAAGTTCTTGAGATAAAAAATATTAAAGAACTTCCACCACGATATATTTTGAAAAGATGGCGAAAGGATGCTCAGAGTGAATCTACAAAGGAGAACTTCGGTTTTGCTGCTGTGGATGAAGATCCCAAGTTCATGGTGTCTAAACGGCACAATTCGCTGTATCGAACTTTATATAAAGTGGCAGCAAAGGCTGCAGAAAACATTGAAGGTCAGAGATTTATGGAGAGCCAATATGATCAGCTCCTGGAGCAAGTTGAGATTCTTCTGCAAGCAAAGTTGCATGATAAGCCTTCCTTAAGCACTATCATGAGAAGTCAACAGCCAAATTTGCTTCAGAATGATACCAGCAACAGTGAACCTCGCAGAGCAAGtagtaagaaaaataaaaatgtagAGAACCGTCGCCGGCAGCAAAGTCCTCTTGAATCAAGTAAAAAGAAAAAAGGTAGACAAG GTCTAGTGGAACCTGAGGAGGCTGAACTCCCACTTGGGGTTCTTGCTCCCACTATATCGAATGACATTCCGAATCACATGAGTACTCCAACCAACCAGTTCCTGGCACCAAGTCATCTGATGCAG GCACCATATGTTACACAGCAGTTTGGTCTTAATTCTCTTCAAGGATTTTCTGGCATGTCCCCATTTGGGCAG ATGCAGGAACAATCACCTGTTCATCTTCAGCAACCTCATCTACAACAACCACCCTTTCATAGTGGTCCTCAAATGCACCAG GCGCCCCCTCCAGATATCCAGTCATTGCAGTTTCTTAGCAGCAATCCTCAGTTGGGCCACCAGACCACGGATCAAGGCCAGTACACCATCCCAGTATGGGATTTCCTGTGA